A window from Podospora bellae-mahoneyi strain CBS 112042 chromosome 1 map unlocalized CBS112042p_1, whole genome shotgun sequence encodes these proteins:
- a CDS encoding uncharacterized protein (MEROPS:MER0036115; EggNog:ENOG503NZUI; COG:S), with translation MPVWAPNIRPPGAGSYLALGVALGLTTGLTLNALRQLKGSRKPLLIRSPRETQLSKLSREEIDALPYPPDALPGGRDVETPYGIIKVFEWGPQDGEKVLLLHGISTPCLALGNLGQELVRMGYRVMIFDFFGRGYSDTPTDLPYDIRLYTTQILLALASSNVAWAGNDGFHLIGYSLGGGIAVPFAKDFPHMVRSVVLIAGGGLIRPEHVSWRSRLLYSTGIFPEWALEFLVRRRLMPKRREAMTETRMATQVVDRPKIKHKNSDANGGDGWDGATLLAHRPGHTVSSVMEWQLHQHMGFIPAFMSSIRHAPIYNQHKDWIALGRLLAERRKEAGWVDTSLPGLKGGSILLVLGAMDPVVSKEELIHDATAVLGEDGFEAVVLNSGHELVMTNAIEVANTVAGFWLRLPGTE, from the coding sequence ATGCCAGTGTGGGCGCCAAACATTCGTCCTCCAGGGGCTGGCTCCTACCTCGCCCTGGGTGTGGCACTCGGTTTAACAACAGGCTTGACACTCAACGCACTTAGGCAGCTGAAGGGCTCCAGGAAACCTCTACTCATCAGGTCACCCCGTGAGACACAGTTGTCGAAACTTTCAAGAGAGGAAATCGATGCGTTGCCCTATCCCCCAGACGCATTGCCAGGGGGCCGGGACGTTGAGACACCATACGGCATCATCAAAGTATTCGAATGGGGCCCTCAAGATGGAGAGAAGGTTCTCCTGCTGCATGGCATCAGCACGCCTTGTTTAGCACTGGGAAACCTCGGGCAGGAGTTGGTCAGAATGGGATATCGTGTTATGATATTCGACTTCTTTGGGCGTGGTTACTCGGATACTCCAACCGACCTCCCTTATGACATTCGCCTATACACAACTCAGATACTCCTCGCTCTTGCCTCGTCGAACGTGGCGTGGGCTGGGAATGACGGATTCCATTTAATTGGATATTctctgggaggaggaattgCTGTTCCGTTCGCCAAAGACTTCCCCCACATGGTCCGGTCTGTTGTCCTTATCGCTGGTGGAGGACTGATTCGGCCTGAACATGtcagctggaggagcagatTACTGTACTCGACCGGGATATTCCCAGAATGGGCGCTCGAGTTTCTAGTTCGGAGACGCCTCATGCCAAAACGACGAGAAGCTATGACGGAAACAAGGATGGCTACTCAGGTGGTGGACAGACCTAAGATCAAGCACAAAAACAGTGATGCCAACGGCGGAGATGGTTGGGACGGCGCCACTCTGTTGGCACATCGACCGGGCCATACAGTGTCGTCCGTTATGGAATGGCAGCTTCACCAACACATGGGGTTCATTCCGGCTTTCATGAGTAGCATCCGTCATGCACCCATTTACAATCAACACAAGGACTGGATAGCATTGGGGCGGCTCCTGGCCGAACGGAGGAAAGAGGCGGGCTGGGTGGACACAAGCTTGCCTGGCCTTAAGGGGGGAAGCATTCTTTTAGTACTTGGAGCCATGGACCCCGTTGTTTcgaaggaggagttgattCATGACGCTACGGCTGTgctgggtgaggatgggttTGAGGCTGTGGTTTTGAATAGCGGGCATGAATTGGTTATGACCAATGCGATTGAAGTTGCCAATACTGTTGCTGGCTTTTGGCTGCGGCTACCTGGTACAGAATAG
- a CDS encoding uncharacterized protein (BUSCO:EOG09265BTC; EggNog:ENOG503P3U5; COG:C) yields MSTIFRASRPAFRARTFFQQNASKTTRRFQSTESTANAAPESWMQQFWKSEKGPKTVHFWAPMMKWGLVLVGVSDFARPAESLSLTQNAALTTTGIIWTRWCLIIKPKNYLLAAVNFFLGCVGVIQCSRIFLHHQAQKKLAEEVGEAKEAVKEAKEAIKHKSS; encoded by the exons ATGTCCACCATCTTCCGCGCCTCCCGCCCGGCCTTCCGTGCCCGCACCTTCTTCCAGCAAAACGCCTCCAAGACCACCCGCCGCTTCCAGTCCACCGAGTCCACGGCCAATGCCGCGCCAGAGTCATGGATGCAGCAGTTCTGGAAGAGCGAGAAGGGTCCCAAGACTGTGCACTTTTG GGCACCAATGATGAAATGgggcctcgtcctcgtcggcgTCTCAGACTTTGCCCGCCCCGCCGAGTCCCTTTCCCTGACCCAAAACGCCGCCCTCACGACCACCGGCATCATCTGGACGAGATGGTGCTTGATCATCAAGCCCAAGAACTACCT CCTCGCCGCAGTCAACTTTTTCCTCGGATGCGTCGGCGTGATCCAGTGCAGCCgcatcttcctccaccaccaggcccagaagaagctcgcggaggaggtcggcgaagccaaggaggcggtcaaggaggccaaggaggctaTTAAGCACAAGTCTTCATAG
- a CDS encoding uncharacterized protein (EggNog:ENOG503NW1S; COG:J): MATASPAPSGPQPSLTFTRPVFAKLSPHPYLLRTLSPDSPDQQPTRNNGRAPHQSRPIQINTSSLSQAHGSSLVRTGDTTVICGVRGELLPVTAIPQFRPHNETLYDQDEGDEARARKELKDYDLLVPNIELATGCAPQFLPGVPPTTLAQTVSTRVYSLLHGAGVVDGRGLRVWFTPESKKEEGDMEVEGEEEREEQKPQLVAYWVLYIDLLFVSFDGNPFDAAWAAVLAALKDTKLPMARWDPDREMVVCRKGQDTRLNVRGLPVACSAAVFLEKEHGEVGRGERNRHWILLDPDRSEEELCKEVVTVVVDCSDGGETRVRSIEKQGGTVIGRELIRGFVGVAEGRWREVKEAMGN, encoded by the coding sequence ATGGCAACAGCTTCACCAGCTCCATCCGGGCCCCAgccctccctcacctttaCCCGCCCCGTCTTCGCCAAGCTCTCCCCCCACCCGTACCTCCTTCGCACTCTTTCCCCCGACTCCCCAGACCAGCAGCCCACCCGCAACAACGGCCGCGCGCCGCACCAGTCACGCCCGATCCAGATCAATACCTCCTCCCTATCCCAAGCTCATGGCTCTTCCCTCGTCCGAACAGGCGACACGACCGTCATCTGCGGCGTCCGAGGCGAGCTCCTCCCCGTGACGGCCATTCCCCAATTCCGACCTCACAACGAGACGCTCTACGATCAAgacgagggcgatgaggcAAGGGCGAGGAAAGAACTCAAGGATTACGATCTGCTAGTCCCCAATATTGAGCTGGCAACAGGGTGCGCGCCGCAGTTCTTGCCGGGTGTACCGCCTACGACGTTGGCGCAGACGGTGAGCACGAGGGTGTACAGTCTTTTGCAcggggctggggtggtggacgggcgggggttgagggtgtgGTTCACGCCGGAGAGtaagaaggaggaaggggatatggaagttgaaggggaggaggagcgggaggagcagaagccgCAGTTGGTGGCGTATTGGGTGCTGTATATTGACTTACTCTTTGTCAGCTTTGACGGGAACCCGTTTGATGCTGCTTGGGCGGCGGTTTTGGCTGCGCTGAAGGATACGAAGCTTCCCATGGCGAGGTGGGATCCTGATAGGGAGATGGTTGTTTGCCGGAAGGGGCAGGATACGAGGTTGAATGTCAGGGGACTGCCGGTGGCTTgttcggcggcggtgtttttggagaaggagcatggtgaggtgggaaggggggagcgGAATAGGCATTGGATTTTGTTGGATCCGGATCggagcgaggaggagctgtgCAAGGAGGTCGTTACTGTTGTTGTGGATTGCTCGGACGGGGGGGAGACGAGGGTGAGGAGTATTGAGAAGCAGGGTGGGACGGTGAttgggagggagttgattaggggttttgttggggttgcggaggggaggtggagggaggtgaaggaggcgatGGGGAATTAG
- a CDS encoding uncharacterized protein (EggNog:ENOG503PTFF) — translation MAKMFRHRRSMGKLTEHPSMYSSLLDPSSEHSSDGAASPRSPNSSNRPLLGRAKSSLLDYQSRNWISAVEHQGEKPPPRKLVKDMNGSGRPSFSQSLSDSDGEKEKGLMRRQIARLKSLYRREK, via the coding sequence ATGGCCAAAATGTTCAGACACAGGCGCTCCATGGGCAAGCTCACCGAGCACCCGTCGATGTACTCATCACTCCTCGATCCGAGCTCTGAGCATAGCTCTGATGGTGCTGCTTCACCCAGATCacccaactcctcaaacCGACCGCTTCTGGGAAGAGCCAAATCCTCGCTTTTGGATTATCAGTCACGAAATTGGATCTCAGCTGTCGAACACCAAGGAGAAAAACCCCCACCCCGGAAACTTGTTAAAGACATGAACGGATCTGGAcgcccctccttctctcagTCGCTTTCAGACAGCGatggcgagaaggagaaggggctCATGAGACGCCAAATCGCCAGGCTCAAAAGCTTGTACAGGAGAGAGAAATGA
- a CDS encoding uncharacterized protein (COG:H; EggNog:ENOG503NWGY; BUSCO:EOG09262IP2) produces the protein MPNDIYQADAPLLSGDVKAAVGEEAREHGAHTPTDGNILSSLVIPNEVPPVHGRRERSGTVCIAEIDETLSHPGSVRINVKGAFIVDQDSSTPTHSDDGRSGSPGRSPVRHETQDIRLPNHTAVVSHIAIDIGGSLAKLVYFSREAHSTEPGGRLNFQSFETDHIDDCLEFMRKLKRRYQRANGANSPPASELCVMATGGGAYKFYDKIREVLGVDVLREDEMECLIIGLDFFINEIPREVFTYSEEHPMQFVEPGDNVYPYLLVNIGSGVSFLKVSGPREYERVGGTSLGGGTLWGLLSLLTGARTFDEMLDLASEGDNSNVDMLVGDIYGTDYGKIGLKSTTIASSFGKVFRKKRQAETEAEDSGGLAHKDQLHHRQQQPRTHNGVHTPPLLDEDVEQPEPQLSDFMSKDPSRPFSSADISRSLLYAISNNIGQIAYLQSQIHGLSHIYFGGSFIRGHPQTMNTLSYAIKFWSKGAKQAYFLRHEGYLGAVGAFLKRQPRNWGRRGSFEEAALELRMRARTRSADSIPEEVISSVDDKLSGGEEVAA, from the exons ATGCCGAACGATATCTACCAGGCCGATGCCCCGCTGCTTTCTGGAGACGTGAAGGCGGCCGTGGGCGAAGAGGCCCGGGAGCACGGAGCACACACCCCGACCGATGGCAACATCCTCTCATCGCTTGTTATCCCGAACGAAGTTCCTCCTGTCCACGGCCGTCGCGAAAGGTCCGGCACCGTCTGCATTGCCGAAATCGACGAGACGCTGAGCCATCCTGGCTCGGTGCGCATCAACGTCAAGGGCGCATTCATCGTCGACCAGGACAGCAGCACCCCGACGCACTCCGATGACGGCCGGAGCGGATCCCCCGGCCGGTCGCCAGTCCGGCATGAGACCCAGGATATTCGGCTGCCGAACCACACTGCCGTCGTGAGCCATATCGCCATTGAT ATTGGTGGTTCCCTTGCCAAGCTTGTCTACTTCTCCCGAGAGGCTCACTCGACCGAACCGGGCGGACGGCTCAACTTCCAGAGTTTTGAGACGGATCATATAGATGATTGCCTCGAGTTTATGCGCAAGCTGAAGCGCAGGTACCAGCGGGCCAACGGGGCCAACAGCCCACCGGCGTCTGAACTCTGTGTCATGGCGACAGGAGGCGGCGCCTACAAGTTCTACGACAAGATCCGAGAGGTGCTCGGCGTCGATGTCTTGAGGGAAGATGAAATGGAATGCCTGATCATTGGCCTTGATTTCTTCATCAACGAGATCCCACGTGAGGTCTTCACCTACTCGGAAGAACATCCCATGCAGTTCGTGGAGCCAGGAGACAATGTATACCCATACCTCCTTGTCAATATTGGATCTGGCGTATCATTCCTCAAAGTTTCCGGACCCCGGGAATATGAGCGTGTTGGCGGTACTTCACTAGGAGGTGGCACTCTATGGGGTCTCCTGAGTCTCCTTACCGGTGCGCGCACATTCGACGAAATGCTGGACCTTGCCTCTGAGGGTGACAATAGCAACGTAGACATGCTCGTCGGCGACATCTACGGCACCGACTACGGCAAGATTGGCCTGAAgagcaccaccatcgccagctCGTTTGGTAAAGTCTTCCGTAAGAAGCGGCAAGCCGagaccgaagccgaagacaGCGGCGGCCTTGCTCACAAGGATCaactccaccatcgccaacaacaaccccgtACCCACAATGGCGTGCACACCCCACCACTTCTAGACGAAGACGTGGAACAGCCCGAGCCGCAACTATCAGACTTCATGTCCAAAGACCCCAGCCGCCCCTTTTCGTCTGCCGACATCTCCAGGTCACTGCTGTACGctatcagcaacaacattgGCCAGATCGCCTACCTCCAAAGCCAGATCCACGGGCTGTCTCACATTTACTTTGGCGGCTCATTCATCCGCGGCCACCCCCAAACGATGAACACCCTCAGCTACGCCATCAAGTTCTGGAGCAAGGGGGCCAAGCAGGCCTACTTCTTGCGCCATGAGGGCTACCTCGGTGCTGTGGGTGCGTTTCTCAAGAGACAGCCCCGGAACTGGGGTAGAAGGGGGTCGTTTGAGGAGGCCGCGCTGGAGCTCAGAATGCGGGCGCGGACGAGAAGTGCGGATTCTATTCCCGAGGAGGTAATATCCTCTGTGGATGACAAGCTCagtggaggcgaggaagttgCTGCTTGA
- a CDS encoding uncharacterized protein (COG:C; EggNog:ENOG503P78W), with amino-acid sequence MTSWTAMRTRLSLAVGQRAVAQEVKRCSVASNLRQQQELHFESIEPPRPAKAHFLVALGPDSKRQQQNEPIERLVSLPFSYTEHIKMSGRYAFAKGLKEVRFLFCQTGEHSAATRSFLSRAYPIMKKNNPSTPIMLREAQGTLPKIYARYGLGQEKSQSLEGLSDKQIEDAVTQLVKNETS; translated from the exons ATGACGAGCTGGACAGCGATGCGAACAAGGCTCTCGCTGGCAGTCGGCCAACGCGCCGTGG CGCAGGAAGTTAAGAGGTGCAGCGTTGCAAGCAACTTgcgccagcagcaagagcTCCATTTTGAATCAATCGAGCCTCCACGACCCGCGAAAGCCCACTTCCTTGTTGCCCTGGGGCCGGACAGcaaacgacaacaacaaaacgAACCAATCGAGCGACTAGTTTCCCTTCCGTTTTCATATACAGAGCATATCAAGATGTCGGGCAGATACGCTTTCGCCAAGGGCCTCAAGGAGGTTCGTTTCCTCTTCTGCCAGACTGGTGAGCACAGCGCTGCTACTCG gTCTTTCCTTAGCCGCGCATACCCCATcatgaagaagaacaacCCATCGACACCCATCATGCTCCGCGAGGCCCAGGGCACACTCCCCAAGATCTATGCGAGATATG GACTTGGTCAGGAGAAGAGCCAGTCATTAGAAG GACTTTCCGACAAGCAGATCGAGGATGCCGTCACACAGCTCGTCAAGAACGAGACTTCATAA
- the MRS6 gene encoding Rab proteins geranylgeranyltransferase component A (EggNog:ENOG503NWFY; COG:O): MKSLADTLWDVVICGTGLQQSLLALALSRSDKKVLHIDPNDFYGGAEAAFSLQEVESWVEKVETGKEGLFEAACLKKLGGDTGLSFPRAYSLALAPQLIHARSTLLSQLVSSRAYRQVEFLAVGSFSIFKPSPDSSQKPTLVRIPSTREDVFSTTAISAKAKRGLMKFLKFVLDYDSTPQTDTWQPHADAPLTEFLLKEFKMDQELQTYIITLTLSLDGKINTRDGLAVIHRHLSSMGMYGPGFAALYPKWGGLSEIAQVSCRAGAVGGAVYMLGTGVKTMNDKDDPIVIELSSGDTIKTRKVVRANESATDRFGINRLVAVVGSSLKSLFESTVEGAPKPAVAIVAFPAGSLSTATGEASTSPVYLSVHSSDTGECPANQSVLYFTTGLEHASQDLLQQALDSFLAALSGDTVPQCLYKLQYKQLQSSAHSQANGSIFDFAPPASALAFDDSILQSVQDAWKMVLGDEAVEEEYLTFADREGAMDDDESV, from the exons ATGAAGTCTTTGGCTGACACCCTCTGGGACGTCGTCATCTGCGGCACGGGTTTGCAGCAGTCGCTGCTCGCTTT AGCCCTCTCGAGATCCGACAAGAAGGTCCTTCACATCGATCCAAATGACTTCTATGGTGGTGCTGAAGCAGCTTTCAGCCTGCAGGAAGTAGAATCATGGGTTGAAAAGGTCGAAACCGGCAAGGAAGGCCTCTTTGAGGCTGCCTGCCTGAAGAAGCTCGGGGGTGACACCGGCTTGTCTTTTCCCCGCGCATACTCCCTGGCACTCGCACCCCAGCTCATCCACGCCCGCTCGACGCTGCTCTCCCAGCTTGTCTCTTCCCGCGCCTACCGGCAGGTCGAGTTCCTTGCCGTGGGATCCTTCTCTATTTTCAAGCCCTCCCCAGATTCCTCGCAAAAACCCACCCTGGTCCGCATCCCTTCTACCCGCGAAGATGTCTTTTCTACCACCGCCATCTCAGCAAAGGCAAAGCGCGGTCTGATGAAGTTCCTCAAATTCGTTTTGGATTACGACAGCACCCCTCAGACAGACACATGGCAACCCCACGCGGATGCACCACTGACTGAGTTCTTGCTGAAAGAGTTCAAGATGGATCAGGAACTTCAGACTTACATTATCACTCTCACCCTTTCACTCGACGGAAAGATCAATACCAGAGACGGGCTGGCTGTCATCCATCGCCATCTCTCGTCGATGGGTATGTACGGTCCAGGCTTTGCTGCCCTCTACCCCAAGTGGGGCGGCCTGTCAGAGATTGCCCAAGTCTCATGCCGAGCCGGTGCGGTAGGCGGAGCTGTATATATGCTCGGGACAGGCGTCAAGACGATGAACGACAAGGACGACCCCATCGTGATTGAACTCTCCAGCGGCGATACAATCAAGACACGCAAGGTTGTCCGCGCCAACGAGAGCGCTACTGATCGATTCGGTATCAACAGGCTGGTAGCTGTTGTTGGCTCCTCACTGAAATCGCTTTTCGAGTCAACGGTCGAAGGTGCACCAAAGCCGGCCGTCGCCATTGTTGCTTTTCCAGCTGGCTCCTTGTCAACTGCTACTGGGGAAGCATCAACATCCCCGGTGTATCTGTCTGTTCATTCCAGCGATACCGGGGAATGTCCTGCCAACCAAA GTGTTCTTTACTTTACCACTGGCTTAGAGCATGCCTCCCAGGACTTGCTTCAACAAGCATTGGATTCTTTTCTGGCTGCTTTGTCTGGTGATACTGTCCCCCAGTGTCTTTATAAACTGCAGTATAAGCAACTGCAAAGCTCGGCTCACAGTCAAGCAAACGGTTCGATTTTCGattttgctcctcctgcctcaGCCCTTGCTTTTGACGACTCAATTTTGCAGTCGGTTCAAGATGCTTGGAAGATGGTCTTAGGTGATGAAGCTGTCGAGGAAGAGTACCTTACCTTTGCTGACCGAGAAGGCGCaatggatgatgacgaaagTGTATGA